Proteins co-encoded in one Coregonus clupeaformis isolate EN_2021a chromosome 17, ASM2061545v1, whole genome shotgun sequence genomic window:
- the LOC121585463 gene encoding gamma-glutamylcyclotransferase-like: protein MDDNIETHTFLYFAYGSNLLKERLQLKNPSATIHCVARLKDYKLVFGNYKGLASDRWHGGVATIENSPANEVWGVVWRMNVADLASLDSQENVRLGAYSPVEVNVKTRGQELNCRTYIMNSCIYAPPSPQYLKVILMGAEQNGLPKNYQEKLRAIETNKYEGPLPVMADLERIMKRAKERANHQSDA, encoded by the exons ATGGATGACAACATAGAAACCCACACCTTCCTGTACTTTGCCTACGGCAGCAACCTACTGAAGGAGAGGCTCCAGCTCAAGAACCCCTCCGCTACCATCCACTGTGTGGCCAGGCTCAAG gaCTACAAGCTGGTATTTGGGAACTACAAGGGTCTGGCCAGTGACCGGTGGCATGGGGGTGTGGCGACCATCGAGAACAGCCCAGCGAACGAGGTGTGGGGAGTGGTGTGGAGGATGAATGTGGCTGACCTCGCGTCTCTAGACAG ccaggAGAACGTGAGACTAGGGGCCTACAGCCCTGTGGAGGTGAATGTGAAGACTCGGGGACAAGAGCTCAACTGTCGCACCTACATCATGAACAGCTGTATTTACGCTCCACCGTCTCCACAGTACCTCAAG GTGATTTTAATGGGGGCGGAGCAGAATGGCTTGCCGAAGAACTACCAGGAGAAGCTGAGGGCCATCGAGACCAACAAGTATGAGGGCCCACTGCCTGTCATGGCTGACCTGGAGCGGATTATGAAAAGAGCCAAGGAGAGAGCCAACCACCAATCTGACGCTTAA